Genomic DNA from Aquisalimonas asiatica:
CTGGTTCGGCAATGAACCGGACGACGGACGGCTTGCCGACCAGCGCGCGCCGTTGTGGTGGTCCAAGAATGCCGACACGGACGCGGAGATCCGCGACCGGTTCGAGCCGCTGGTGCTCGCGGCGGAGCGTGGCGAGTTGGCCGACTGGGAAGCCACTCCGGAAGGCAGGCTGGCGCTGATCATTCTCACGGATCAGTTCCCGCGCAACATCTACCGCGATACACCGGACGCGTTCCGCTTTGACGGTCTTGCCCGGCAGCACTGCCTCGAGGGCATCCGCCTGGGGCAGGACCGGGGGCTGCGCCCGGTGCAACGGGTCTTCTGGTACATGCCGCTGGAGCACTCCGAGGTGCTGGAGCATCAGGACCAGAGCGTGGCGCTGTTCCGGGAGCTTGCGGAGGAGGTGGATGCCGCACTTGCCTCGACCTTCGAGTACTTCCTGGATTTCGCCATCCGCCACCGTGACATCATCCAGCGGTTCGGGCGGTTTCCCCACCGGAATACGATCGTCGGGCGCGCCTCCACGGAGGAGGAGCAGGCCTTTCTGCAGCAGCCCGGGTCGTCCTTCTGAACCTGAGATGTCTCATCCGTGCGACACATCCCGCGATACCGGCTCCGCAGGTGCCCGGGTGCGTCAGTCCCGGTGACGTGCCGCGTCTGTCGTGCCGGTGTCATGACCCGCTCTGATGGCCGTGGTCCGGGCTGCAGCCCGCGGCTGGCAAGGGCTTGTCCGGGTGGGCCGCGGGTTGGCGCACGTCTTGCTTCGTCAATCGGTGTGGCAGCTGTTGCCCCGGGACGGAGGTGCGGTCCATGAAGCGTAACCCCATGGATAGATCAGGTGACGCGGCTGGGTGGGGTGGCGGTACATCGCCGCTGACGCCGGAAGCGATTCTCGATGAGCGGCGTCTCTACGGTGAAACGGGCGGCGAGAGCTCCGTGTGCGCCAGGGAGGGGTTTGTGCCGGCGTTCCGGGATGACGAGACTGGCACGGTCTACCGCGCCCGCTTTCGCGATGGGCGGCCAGCGCCCATGCATTTGCTCGACGGGCTTCCGGACGCGGTGGTTCTCACCCGTGACGCGCAGGGTCGCGTTCTCGCGGTCAAGCCGTCGCTCACGTCCGGGTTTCTGTTGTGCGGCTGCTTCTACAGTCGTGCAGAGGCAGCCGCCGTTGTCGTGACCTAGATGCCGAGCTCCCGCTTGGCCTCTTCGAGCTTCTCCATGGCGCGGTCGTGGTCGCCGTCTTCGTGGTATTGCTCGCCTTCATCACGCAGCGCCTGGGCGCGTTCCAGAACGTCCGCCTCGATGTGGCTGTCCACGTCGTCACCCTTCAGCACTTCATCGATCTCTGCGACGAGGCCGGGGCAGCCATGGGCCATGACTGTGCCCGAGAACAGCGCGGCGAATACGGCGGCAAGGGTGGCACGTAACATGGGCTTCTCCTCATCATGCTGTTATCAGGTCTTGTCAACCTAGCACGTAACTGTGGTTTTGAAACCCCGTCATAACAGCTGCACCGGCGCAACAGGCGACCCGGGAGGCGTGATGCGCTAGCGTGTGAGGCATTGGATCATTGGCGGTAGAGGAGCGCCGGATCATGCCCGTCGAGAGCGAGATGCACCACCTGCGCCGTTGCGTGGAGCTGGCCGGGGAGGCGCTGGCAGAGGGGGACGAGCCGTTTGGCTCCGTGCTGGTGGACGCAAGTGGCGTGGCGTTGATGGAAGATCGCAACCGGATCGCCGGTGGCGACCGGACCCGCCACCCCGAGTTCGCCCTGGCCCGCTGGGCCGTCGAGCACCTGTCTCCGGAGGTGAGGGCCGCCGCGACCGTATACACCTCGGGTGAGCACTGCCCCATGTGTGCGGCGGCGCACGCCTGGGTCGGGCTTGGGCGGATCGTCTACGTGAGCTCGTCGGCACAGCTCGTGGGTTGGCTCTCCGAGCTGGGTGTGCCCGAGCCGCCGGTGCGGCCGTTGCCGATACAGTCGGTGGCCCCGGGCGTAGTGGTCGAGGGTCCCGTGGCCGGCCTGGCCGAGGAAGTGCGGGGGCTGCACTGCCGCTATCACGGCGCGGCCCCGGAATAACCCCCTGCCGTCGCATCTGGATTTCCGGTATACTGCCTGGATTGAATACAATTCACCGGCCATCATGATTACCGCGATTCGAAAGCTCCGCTGCCACAACGCCTGTCTGTGGCACTACCAGTACCCCGAAGACATCAAGCCCATCCCCGGGCTTTAGGTTCCCGCACGCCTGAATCTTTTTCGTCGATTCCAGC
This window encodes:
- a CDS encoding DUF924 family protein; the encoded protein is MIEHRSHVRRHRGDTWKRECSMQDVARVLDYWFGNEPDDGRLADQRAPLWWSKNADTDAEIRDRFEPLVLAAERGELADWEATPEGRLALIILTDQFPRNIYRDTPDAFRFDGLARQHCLEGIRLGQDRGLRPVQRVFWYMPLEHSEVLEHQDQSVALFRELAEEVDAALASTFEYFLDFAIRHRDIIQRFGRFPHRNTIVGRASTEEEQAFLQQPGSSF
- a CDS encoding nucleoside deaminase, which codes for MPVESEMHHLRRCVELAGEALAEGDEPFGSVLVDASGVALMEDRNRIAGGDRTRHPEFALARWAVEHLSPEVRAAATVYTSGEHCPMCAAAHAWVGLGRIVYVSSSAQLVGWLSELGVPEPPVRPLPIQSVAPGVVVEGPVAGLAEEVRGLHCRYHGAAPE